The Trichoderma atroviride chromosome 5, complete sequence genome contains a region encoding:
- a CDS encoding uncharacterized protein (EggNog:ENOG41~antiSMASH:Cluster_5.3) has product MGLAYNTYLTSNKIYGCKTCKAHLANHEDIISRNFRGQHGKAYLFHRVVNIDTGDPNERNMTTGRHIVRDIACHQCKETVGWKYDKAFETSEKYKEGKFILEAELLCNVA; this is encoded by the exons ATGGGCCTGGCTTATAATACATATCTCACCAGCAACAAGATCTATGGTTGCAAGACATGCAAGGCTCACTTAGCTAACCACGAGGACATCATCTCTCGG AACTTCCGCGGCCAGCATGGCAAAGCGTACCTGTTCCATCGAGTCGTCAACATCGACACCGGCGATCCCAATGAGCGAAACATGACTACTGGTCGACACATTGTCCGTGATATTGCTTGCCACCAGTGCAAGGAAACGGTGGGTTGGAAATACGACAAGGCTTTTGAGACGTCTGAAAAGTACAAGGAGGGCAAGTTCATCCTCGAAGCCGAACTGCTATGTAATGTTGCTTAA
- a CDS encoding uncharacterized protein (EggNog:ENOG41~TransMembrane:9 (o6-25i55-75o118-142i149-166o172-195i223-243o263-281i306-328o362-382i)~SECRETED:SignalP(1-23)~antiSMASH:Cluster_5.3) yields the protein MAVSRGTVPFLVAMMLLTGVCNTLVTKYQDKQCVRNCDDEDPAHRMYFNQPVIQTAQMFVGEMGCWLVVALTAAYRRVASKRSPAENGYQTIGSSQPNGADDETPEEDQPSVLRGYRILLLALPAICDICGTTLMNIGLLLVAASIYQMTRGALVLFVGLFSVIFLRRTLHLFQWISLVGVVLGVAVVGLAGAIWPDVKANLISRGLSVITDSPDGLSDVSKAVIGVTLIAGAQIFTATQFVLEEYLLERSPIDPLRVVGWEGIFGFVVTVVVMLVLHLAIGRTEAGRYGYFDAAEGLRQMCNDRALLISSVIIMISIGGFNFFGLSVTRTVSATSRSTIDTCRTLFIWVVSLGLRWESFKWLQIVGFALLVYSTFLFNGIVQPPLEFLRVDEETEELLPEEPIEHQ from the exons atggcggtTTCCCGAGGCACCGTGCCATTTCTCGTggccatgatgctgctgaCTGGCGTCTGCAATACGCTGGTCACCAAATACCAG GACAAGCAATGCGTTCGCAACTGTGATGACGAGGATCCCGCCCATCGAATGTACTTCAACCAACCCGTGATTCAGACCGCACAGATGTTTGTCGGCGAAatgggctgctggctggTGGTTGCTCTCACGGCAGCGTATCGCCGCGTCGCATCAAAGCGATCTCCCGCCGAGAATGGCTACCAAACCATCGGCTCCAGCCAGCCCAATGGCGCTGACGACGAGACCCCTGAAGAAGACCAGCCATCCGTGCTGCGCGGCTATCGAATCTTGCTTCTGGCCCTGCCAGCCATCTGCGACATCTGCGGCACTACCCTGATGAACATTGGTCTACTTCTTGTTGCGGCGTCCATCTACCAGATGACCCGAGGCGCACTAGTTCTCTTCGTGGGTCTGTTTAGCGTAATATTCCTGCGGAGGACGCTGCATCTATTCCAGTGGATCTCCTTGGTGGGCGTGGTCCTGGGCGTGGCCGTTGTTGGACTTGCAGGTGCCATCTGGCCCGACGTCAAGGCAAACCTCATCTCCAGAGGCCTGTCTGTCATCACGGACTCTCCCGATGGACTATCCGATGTTTCCAAGGCCGTGATTGGCGTTACGCTGATTGCGGGAGCCCAAATCTTCACTGCCACCCAATTTGTCTTGGAGGAGTATTTGCTCGAGCGCTCTCCCATCGATCCCCTCCGGGTCGTTGGCTGGGAgggcatctttggcttcgtCGTCACTGTCGTGGTTATGCTTGTTCTGCACTTGGCCATTGGTCGGACTGAGGCTGGCCGCTATGGCTACTTTGATGCCGCTGAGGGACTCCGTCAAATGTGCAATGACAGGGCACTGCTCATCTCCAGTGTCATAATCATGATTAGCATTGG TGGCTTCAACTTTTTCGGATTGTCCGTCACTCGCACCGTCAGCGCGACCTCTCGGTCTACCATTGACACTTGCAGGACACTCTTTATCTGGGTAGTTTCTCTTGGTCTGAGATGGGAGTCATTCAAGTGGCTACAGATTGTTGGATTCGCGCTGTTGGTGTACTCGACATTTTTGTTCAACGGCATCGTCCAACCACCTCTTGAGTTCTTGCGAGTTGATGAAGAAACCGAGGAACTTCTCCCCGAGGAGCCAATTGAACACCAGTAA
- a CDS encoding uncharacterized protein (BUSCO:EOG092D0Q23~antiSMASH:Cluster_5.3), with product MRFKIDDLPVYMCDLKKTLDAGGHCVLEMPSGTGKTVSLLSLIVAYQQHMPEKRKLIYCSRTMSEIEKALVELQSLMKYRAEELGYEEEFRGLGLTSRKNLCLHPSVKREKSGSVVDARCRSLTAGFVKEKKDRGENVDVCVYHDNLDLLEPHNLIPNGVWSFDALLKYGEEHKQCPYFTARRMMQYCNVVIFSYHYLLDPKIAERVTKDFSKDCIVVFDEAHNIDNVCIESLSTDITEDSIRKATRSAQHLERRIAEMRETDQEQLQNEYEKLVQGLREADESRQEDAFMANPALPDDLLKEAVPGNIRRAEHFVAFLKRFLEYLKTRMKVRQVISETPLSFLAHLKEHTFIERKPLRFCAERLTSLVRTLELMNIEDYQALQEVATFATLVATYEKGFLLILEPYESDTAEVPNPTLHFTCLDAAIAIRPVFERFYSVIITSGTISPLEMYPKMLDFATVIQESYSMTLARRSFLPMIVTRGSDQASVSSSFQVRNEPSVVRNYGNLLTEFAKITPDGLVVFFPSYLYMESIISMWQGMGILDEVWKYKLILVETPDAQETSLALETYRTACCNGRGAILLCVARGKVSEGIDFDHQYGRTVLCIGVPFQYTESRILKARLEFLRETYRIKENDFLSFDAMRHAAQCLGRVLRGKDDYGVMVLADRRFQKKRTQLPKWINQGLSDADTNLSTDMAVSSARRFLKTMAQPFRSKDQEGISTWGYEDLMQHQRKIEEERGDEPPPPSMANARAAANDNRTTTYESDYEDIDQDMMELEGF from the exons ATGAGATTTAAGATAGA TGATTTGCCTGT CTACATGTGTGATCTGAAAA AAACGCTCGATGCGGGTGGCCATTGTGTCTTGGAGATGCCGTCAGGGACCGGCAAGACCGTGTCTCTGCTGTCCCTCATTGTTGCGTACCAGCAGCATATGCCCGAGAAGCGAAAACTCATCTACTGCTCTC GAACAATGTCGGAGATCGAAAAGGCTCTAGTCGAGCTGCAGTCTCTAATGAAGTATCGCGCCGAGGAGTTGGGTTACGAAGAAGAGTTCCGCGGCCTTGGTCTGACAAGTCGAAAGAACTTGTGCCTGCATCCCTCTGtcaagagggaaaagagtgGCTCAGTTGTTGATGCCCGTTGCAGAAGTTTGACTGCGGGCTTTgtcaaggaaaagaaggatcGTGGTGAAAATGTGGATGTCTGCGTCTATCACGAT aatcttgatctccttgaaCCCCATAACTTGATACCCAACGGCGTATGGTCATTTGACGCGCTCCTGAAATATGGAGAAGAGCACAAGCAATGTCCATATTTCACTGCACGACGCATG ATGCAATATTGCAATGTAGTCATTTTCTCATATCACTACCTCCTCGATCCAAAGATTGCCGAGCGTGTCACAAAAGACTTTTCCAAAGACTGCATCGTAGTCTTTGATGAAGCTCACAACATTGACAACGTCTGCATCGAGTCACTTAGCACTGACATCACTGAGGACTCAATACGCAAAGCTACCCGCAGCGCCCAACACCTGGAGCGACGAATTGCCGAGATGCGAGAGACGGAtcaagagcagcttcagaaTGAATACGAAAAGCTTGTTCAGGGGCTTCGCGAAGCGGATGAATCAAGGCAGGAGGATGCCTTCATGGCCAATCCAG CTTTGCCCGATGATCTTCTAAAAGAGGCTGTTCCTGGGAACATCAGGCGAGCCGAGCATTTTGTGGCCTTTTTGAAAAGATTTCTGGAATATCTCAAG ACGAGAATGAAGGTCCGCCAAGTCATCTCGGAAACGCCGCTATCATTTTTGGCTCACTTGAAAGAGCATACTTTTATCGAGAGGAAGCCGCTGCGCTTTTGCGCTGAGCGGCTAACATCGCTTGTCAGGACCCTTGAGCTTATGAATATCGAAGACTACCAAGCACTTCAAGAAGTAGCAACATTCGCCACTCTCGTTGCGACGTATGAGAAGGGCTTTTTGCTGATTTTAGAACCATACGAATCCGATACCGCCGAAGTTCCTAACCCAACCCTTCATTTTACCTGTCttgacgccgccatcgccatccgaCCCGTGTTTGAAAGGTTCTACTCGGTCATCATAACCTCTGGCACCATCTCTCCCCTCGAAATGTATCCTAAAATGCTGGATTTTGCCACGGTGATACAGGAGTCCTATAGTATGACTCTCGCGCGGAGATCCTTCCTTCCGATGATTGTAACTCGCGGAAGCGACCAAGCTTCGGTCTCGTCTAGCTTTCAGGTTCGGAATGAACCCAGTGTCGTTCGAAACTACGGTAATCTCTTGACGGAGTTTGCCAAGATTACCCCCGACGGCTTGGTTGTCTTCTTCCCGTCATATCTATACATGGAATCCATCATTAGCATGTGGCAGGGCATGGGCATCCTCGACGAGGTTTGGAAGTACAAATTGATCTTGGTGGAAACCCCTGACGCACAGGAAACATCGCTGGCCCTGGAAACCTACCGAACTGCGTGCTGCAACGGAAGAGGAGCAATCTTGCTTTGCGTCGCTCGAGGAAAGGTATCTGAGGGCATCGACTTCGATCACCAATACGGCCGAACTGTGCTGTGTATCGGGGTTCCATTCCAATACACAGAATCACGAATCTTAAAAGCAAGATTAGAGTTTTTGCGAGAGACATACCGCATCAAAGAAAACGActtcttgtcctttgatGCCATGCGCCACGCTGCCCAATGTCTGGGCCGTGTCTTGCGAGGCAAAGACGACTACGGAGTCATGGTACTGGCCGATCGACgtttccagaagaagagaaccCAGCTGCCGAAATGGATCAACCAGGGCTTGTCGGACGCCGATACGAATCTGAGTACCGACATGGCCGTCAGCAGTGCCCGACGATTTCTAAAGACCATGGCACAGCCGTTCCGGAGCAAAGACCAAGAGGGCATCAGTACCTGGGGATACGAAGACCTGATGCAACACCAGAgaaagattgaagaggagaggggagatgagcctcctcctccttcaatGGCAAATGCACGGGCGGCAGCGAATGACAACAGGACTACTACGTATGAGTCTGATTATGAAGATATAGATCAGGATATGATGGAATTGGAAGGCTTTTAG
- a CDS encoding uncharacterized protein (EggNog:ENOG41~antiSMASH:Cluster_5.3), producing MEHTLGAACRLRPTPDADKDDGAPCINAQFFYTSLFPIDDPLSSTAPAGGADSKSKAPLRPFSHDDNDVLQQAWLGLMSESHRIQHDAIRGGREPGPAAVKSDMERRDQIIRELASKHIRIHRVDPQTRTSTTQAAETLPETLLTACCPRLTADILEKLDTQFCTLVRKTNQLFTVDEIVKDVIAVMNQHHELRTAAGSNRNIPIRHHLLTRDREASISTGRASPSDSAISSSYGEHMNLKPRSDSYKQASAFPQERLTDASRAAQTSQNRLSRELKASGLVPVPDDGISGRPFVRALEPEEQPQQIPEAKQQRSDVSTLKPPQTSDKFAEENDQVVAEPLTRIEDTTPDPDEENKDVVVGLARLHKVSLHTLQMEPIYWSPVNDIAIVTRGTWFYKDTMLPVPPAVANQLEAGYQELRPWAETWRDEVRCAIEVGASGEEKVSHRLWPVEGDGQYRTSFLPIEPAISAHPFCAAHCFQGEAATEGSLGPQQIDDEASETAPQRPYSSYSVLYKDQTNAFLLKPSLQPSAYYGRRPLQKIMRGGTVGIPVVRGFDRLSWERMHRGKQVQYVKPASHNASDGSAVEICPACEADKDRSQVTDLVLVAHGIGQKIAERVESYHFTHAVNSFRRMVDSEFQNPAVQEVLDNSQSRLMVLPLNWRIGLSFEDGGTLQTGMETNDSAAAQAFGLKDIEPNTIPAIRSMISDVMFDIPFYMSHHKGKMIAALVKEANRIYRLWCRNNPGFAENGRVHLVAHSLGSVMAVEVLSRQPTDLPPLDLLRLEPKTKYFEFDTRNLFLMGSPTGFFLLLERGALTPRRGRVKPGMDENEVKAENVGGDTGMFGCLAVDNIYNILAKEDPIAYLLNGTVDPAYAASLKTAYVPTSSASFFKSVGDAMRNAVMGRSGNPTTSTTGDGRPSTVRLPSQLELEVHDFTREEIAEKKAFLLNDNGQIDWFIRSGGGPLEIQYLNMLSAHSSYWSNTDFIRMLCIEIGRKPGRANTLPAMRAVKASKRIIPTTR from the exons ATGGAGCACACTCTGGGCGCTGCCTGTCGCCTCCGTCCCACGCCAGACGCCGACAAGGACGATGGAGCCCCCTGCATCAATGCGCAGTTCTTCTACACGTCCCTGTTCCCCATTGACGATCCGCTGTCCAGCACCGCTCCTGCTGGCGGCGCAGACTCCAAATCTAAGGCGCCGCTCCGCCCGTTCTCCCACGATGACAACGACGTGCTTCAGCAGGCCTGGCTGGGCCTCATGTCGGAGAGTCACCGTATCCAGCATGACGCCATCAGAGGCGGCCGAGAGCCTGGCCCGGCCGCTGTCAAGTCTGACATGGAACGACGCGATCAAATCATCCGAGAACTGGCCTCGAAGCATATCCGCATCCACCGGGTTGATCCCCAGACGCGAACTTCGACGACACAAGCCGCCGAGACGCTCCCAGAGACACTGCTTACAGCCTGCTGCCCCAGACTCACCGCCGACATCCTAGAAAAGCTTGATACACAATTTTGTACGTTAGTCAGAAAGACGAATCAACTATTTActgttgatgagattgtAAAGGATGTTATTGCCGTCATGAACCAGCACCACGAGCTTAGAACCGCCGCTGGCAGCAACCGGAACATCCCCATACGCCACCATCTGTTAACTCGTGATAGAGAGGCCAGCATCTCCACGGGACGCGCCTCTCCTTCTGACAGTGCTATATCATCATCCTATGGAGAGCACATGAACTTGAAACCTCGTAGTGACTCTTACAAACAAGCATCGGCTTTCCCCCAGGAGCGTTTGACTGATGCGTCTCGCGCGGCTCAAACGTCACAGAATCGACTGTCTCGAGAGCTCAAAGCCTCTGGACTAGTTCCTGTACCTGATGATGGCATTTCCGGGAGACCATTTGTGAGGGCATTGGAGCCTGAAGAGCAACCACAGCAGATTCCAGAAGCAAAACAGCAACGTAGTGATGTTTCAACTTTAAAACCGCCTCAAACCAGCGACAAATTTGCCGAGGAGAACGATCAAGTAGTAGCAGAGCCGTTGACTCGAATAGAGGACACCACTCCGGATCCCGACGAGGAAAACAAGGACGTCGTAGTTGGACTGGCTAGATTGCACAAGGTATCATTGCACACGTTACAGATGGAGCCCATATACTGGTCGCCAGTCAACGACATCGCTATTGTAACGAGAGGCACATGGTTCTACAA AGATACAATGCTGCCGGTCCCCCCAGCAGTTGCTAATCAGCTCGAAGCTGGATACCAGGAACTGCGCCCCTGGGCAGAAACTTGGCGTGACGAAGTACGGTGTGCTATTGAAGTTGGGGCCTCAGGAGAGGAAAAGGTGTCTCATCGACTATGGCCGGTTGAAGGCGATGGACAGTATCGAACCTCCTTCCTACCAATAGAGCCTGCTATTTCCGCACATCCGTTTTGTGCTGCACACTGCTTCCAAGGCGAAGCTGCGACAGAAGGCTCCCTCGGGCCGCAGCAGATAGACGACGAGGCTTCCGAGACTGCACCACAGCGCCCCTACTCTAGTTACAGTGTCTTGTACAAGGACCAAACAAATGCCTTTTTGTTGAAGCCGAGCTTACAGCCATCTGCGTATTACGGTAGGCGGCCTCTTCAGAAGATCATGAGAGGAGGGACTGTGGGTATTCCAGTGGTCCGAGGATTCGATAGACTGAGCTGGGAACGCATGCACCGTGGGAAGCAGGTACAGTATGTCAAACCGGCATCTCATAACGCCTCTGATGGCAGTGCAGTGGAAATCTGCCCTGCTTGTGAAGCGGATAAAGACCGCAGTCAAGTGACAGACTTGGTGCTGGTCGCTCACGGAATTGGCCAAAAGATTGCTGAGAGGGTTGAAAGCTATCACTTTACGCACGCTGTCAATAGCTTCCGTCGAATGGTTGACAGCGAGTTTCAGAATCCGGCGGTGCAAGAAGTTTTGGATAACAGCCAAAGCAGACTCATGGTTTTGCCCCTGAACTGGAGAATCGGCCTGTCGTTTGAAGATGGTGGCACTCTCCAAACGGGAATGGAGACAAATGACTCGGCCGCAGCACAAGCTTTTGGCCTCAAGGACATTGAGCCCAACACCATTCCGGCCATACGGAGCATGATATCGGATGTCATGTTCGATATCCCCTTCTACATGTCTCACCACAAGGGAAAGATGATTGCAGCTCTCGTCAAGGAGGCGAACCGGATTTACCGCCTTTGGTGCAGAAACAACCCCGGCTTTGCAGAAAATGGACGTGTCCATCTGGTTGCGCACTCTCTTGGCAGCGTCATGGCGGTGGAAGTCTTGTCACGGCAGCCAACGGATCTGCCACCGCTCGATCTTTTGCGGCTGGAGCCAAAAACCAAATACTTCGAGTTCGATACGCGGAATCTCTTCCTGATGGGAAGCCCCACTGGATTCTTCTTGTTACTCGAGCGAGGAGCTCTTACACCGCGACGGGGACGCGTCAAACCTGGCATGGATGAGAACGAGGTCAAGGCCGAAAATGTTGGGGGCGACACTGGCATGTTTGGATGCTTGGCCGTAGACAACATTTACAACATCCTTGCCAAGGAGGATCCCATTGCCTACTTGCTCAACGGGACGGTAGACCCGGCATATGCGGCCAGCCTCAAAACAGCATATGTGCCTacttcttcggcttccttcttcaaatcGGTTGGCGATGCTATGCGTAACGCTGTCATGGGCAGGAGTGGCAATCCGACCACGTCCACGACTGGCGATGGCCGCCCGTCGACAGTTCGCCTGCCCTCTCAGCTGGAACTCGAAGTCCACGACTTTACCAGAGAGGAAAttgctgagaagaaggcctTTCTTCTTAATGACAACGGCCAGATTGACTGGTTTATCCGATCCGGTGGCGGTCCGCTGGAGATTCAGTATCTGAACATGCTGAGCGCTCATAGCAGCTATTGGAGCAATACGGATTTTATCCGGATGCTGTGCATTGAGATTGGCAGGAAACCCGGCAGGGCAAATACGCTGCCTGCTATGAGGGCTGTCAAGGCTTCGAAGCGCATTATACCCACCACGAGATGA
- a CDS encoding uncharacterized protein (BUSCO:EOG092D1SCZ~antiSMASH:Cluster_5.3), which produces MSQHSQPGGLGPQHDGASRIQKTESAADRMAALKARVAAAIGTSKAKGGLNVGLHPALEDLGSWKPAGKADTTNGQSQSLRGSPSRPGAYDKRGSPDTFGQRNQPNPYFDDKSATQEPSGRQRVPRQLMFNQKGKYIQQGNALRRQAALEAMKKRIAEQTRRAGIDEDLDVEKNFVVDAPPNLEWWDEGLVNGSTYDDVDDPSKLKIHADDSIVTEYIQHPVALEPYQDRLGAPAKPMYLTSKEQAKIRRQRRMAELKEMQAKIRLGLVPAPPPKVKKGNLMRVLGDAAVKDPTAVEARVNREIADRYEKHIDANESRKLTKEQQHDKTAANQQKDANKGIHVLVFKVTSLANGQHRYKIWRNAEQLALSGTCVMHPKFSLVIVEGGPYSINKYKKLMLNRIKWTENAQARDPEKNNKGGQEWLSPEDSNGDLKDMSLNECKLIFEGEQKARNFKKWGSKICETDAEAREVLARAKMDSFWSLAKGFS; this is translated from the exons ATGAGTCAACATTCACAGCCAGGGGGCCTGGGTCCTCAGCACGATGGCGCCTCCAGGATACAGAAGACAGAGTCTGCGGCAGATAGAATGGCGGCGCTCAAGGCCCGCGTCGCAGCCGCCATTGGCACGAGCAAAGCGAAAGGAGGATTGAATGTCGGACTGCATCCTGCGTTGGAAGATCTGGGGTCCTGGAAGCCGGCCGGCAAAGCAGACACGACAAATGGCCAATCTCAGTCATTACGAGGCAGTCCATCTCGGCCCGGCGCATACGATAAGAGAGGCTCACCGGACACGTTTGGACAGAGGAACCAGCCGAACCCATATTTCGACGACAAGTCTGCTACACAGGAGCCGAGCGGGAGACAGCGCGTGCCTCGTCAGCTGATGTTTAatcaaaagggaaaataTATCCAGCAGGGAAATGCCTTGCGTCGGCAGGCGGCCTTGgaggccatgaagaagcGTATCGCGGAGCAGACTCGTAGAGCTGGCATTGATGAGGATCTTGACGTGGAGAAGAACTTTGTCGTGGACGCTCCTCCGAATCTGGAGTGGTGGGACGAAGGCTTGGTTAATGGATCAACTTACGACGATGTCGACGACCCTTCGAAGCTGAAGATTCACGCGGACGATAGCATTGTAACGGAATACATCCAACATCCAGTTGCACTCGAGCCCTATCAGGACCGACTTGGCGCACCGGCGAAGCCAATGTATTTGACCTCGAAAGAACAAGCAAAAATACGGCGACAAAGGAGAATggcagagctcaaggagatgCAGGCGAAAATCCGGCTTGGACTGGTGCCGGCACCGCCACCCAAGGTCAAAAAGGGAAATCTCATGCGCGTGTTGGGTGATG CTGCTGTCAAAGATCCCACCGCCGTCGAGGCACGGGTGAACCGAGAGATTGCCGATCGATACGAGAAGCACATTGACGCGAACGAGTCCCGCAAATTGACAAAGGAGCAACAGCATGATAAGACTGCTGCAAACCAACAAAAGGATGCCAACAAGGGCATCCACGTTCTCGTATTCAAAGTCACAAGCCTTGCGAATGGCCAGCACCGCTACAAGATATGGCGCAACGCCGAACAGCTGGCGCTCTCGGGAACATGCGTTATGCATCCAAAGTTCAGCCTCGTGATTGTCGAAGGAGGACCGTACAGCATAAACAAGTACAAGAAGCTCATGCTGAACCGCATCAAGTGGACGGAAAACGCGCAAGCAAGAGACCCCGAGAAGAATAACAAAGGCGGACAGGAGTGGTTGTCGCCCGAAGACTCCAACGGAGATTTGAAGGACATGTCTCTGAACGAGTGCAAGTTGATATTTGAGGGCGAGCAAAAGGCGAGGAATTTCAAGAAATGGGGCAGCAAGATTTGTGAAACGGATGCTGAGGCGAGAGAGGTCTTGGCCCGCGCCAAAATGGACAGTTTCTGGTCTCTGGCCAAGGGATTCTCATGA
- a CDS encoding uncharacterized protein (TransMembrane:4 (i84-107o113-131i152-176o249-267i)~antiSMASH:Cluster_5.3), producing MLLSRALRPIQLSSGLAARPIALCRRCIWSAATASSRGHPLRRDNPAVPYKSLVIKRLNHQAGSNTDKEVAEKQKPTPAVHEDIYTIPNFLTVTRIAASPVIGYLILQDANTWAVGLLAYAGLSDLVDGWIARRWNRRTVVGTIIDPMADKILMTILTVCLAVKGALPVWVASIILGRDVGLAISAIYWRWVSLPPPKTFSRYWDFSLPSAEVRPTTISKYNTFLQLALVGLTTAAPILSVDLAPTLTILQYIVATTTIWSGASYIFSKDAIKILNKP from the exons ATGCTGCTTTCTCGTGCGTTGAGGCCAATACAGCTTTCTTCGGGGCTTGCGGCACGGCCAATTGCCTTGTGTAGGCGCTGTATCTggtcagcagcaacagcgagCTCTAGAGGCCATCCGCTGAGACGAGACAA CCCGGCTGTACCGTACAAATCTCTCGTTATCAAGCGCCTCAACCACCAAGCAGGCAGCAACACCGATAAAGAAGTGGCAGAGAAACAAAAGCCCACCCCGGCCGTCCACGAGGACATATACACGATACCAAATTTCCTGACCGTGACACGAATAGCTGCAAGCCCCGTCATAGGGTACCTCATACTACAAGATGCGAATACCTGGGCCGTGGGCTTGCTGGCATATGCTGGCTTATCAGATTTGGTCGACGGGTGGATAGCGAGGAGATGGAACCGCAGAACAGTTGTAGGCACCATCATCGATCCAATGGCGGATAAAATTCTCATGACAATATTGACGGTGTGCCTGGCCGTCAAGGGAGCATTGCCAG TGTGGGTTGCTAGCATTATCCTTGGCAGGGATGTCGGACTGGCTATTTCAGCCATTTACTGGCGCTGGGTTTCATTGCCGCCGCCCAAAACGTTTTCACGGTACTGGGATTTCTCACTGCCATCAGCCGAAGTCCGACCCACCACAATCAGCAAATACAACACCTTTCTTCAGTTAGCCTTGGTTGGTCTGACAACCGCAGCGCCGATTTTGAGCGTTGACTTGGCGCCGACACTCACAATTCTGCA ATATATCGTGGCTACTACCACCATTTGGAGTGGAGCAAGCTATATTTTCTCAAAGGATGCCATCAAGATCCTGAACAAGCCTTGA
- a CDS encoding uncharacterized protein (SECRETED:SignalP(1-21)~antiSMASH:Cluster_5.3), with protein MACRTASICFLPAWSIPTAETLSALPSWLTFVHDRIFISDRVHIDLDLHVAVDGLEEVELGDRKVGTTGRGIGPAYSTKAARSGIRLAEVFNAELFDSKLRRLASGYQKRYGDLLKYDVEEEIARFNEYRPKLRKYTVDAIAFMKDAQAKNTKILCEGANALMLDLDWGSYPYVTSSSTGIGGMVTGLALDIRKIGEVVGVVKAYTTRVGFGAFKTEDLGEVGKKLQEQGREWGTSTGRRRRCGWLGMCSLHRDFMIS; from the exons ATGGCGTGTCGTACAG CTTCCATCTGCTTCCTTCCGGCCTGGTCAATCCCAACTG CCGAAACCTTATCGGCTCTGCCGTCGTGGCTCACATT CGTCCACGATCGAATCTTCATCAGCGACCGAGTCCACATTGATCTGGACCTCCACGTTGCCGTTGACGGCTTGGAAGAAGTGGAACTTGGAG ACCGCAAGGTTGGAACGACAGGCCGCGGAATTGGTCCTGCCTACAGCACGAAAGCGGCG CGAAGCGGTATCAGACTCGCAGAGGTCTTCAATGCCGAACTTTTTGACTCGAAGCTCCGACGACTTGCATCAGGCTACCAGAAGCGATATGGCGACCTGCTCAAGTACGATGTTGAGGAAGAAATCGCCCGATTCAACGAGTACCGACCCAAGCTTCGCAAATATACTGTCGACGCAATTGCTTTCATGAAGGACGCACAGGCAAAGAATACCAAGATCCTCTGCGAAGGAGCAAATG CTCTCATGCTGGATCTTGATTGGGGCTCA TACCCATACGTGACTAGCAGTTCTACCGG CATCGGTGGCATGGTAACTGGACTTGCTCTTGACATCAGGAAGATTGGTGAGGTTGTTGGCGTGGTCAAGGCCTACACCACTCGTGTCGGCTTTGGAGCGTTCAAGACTGAGGATCTCGGAGA GGTCGGCAAAAAGCTTCAGGAACAGGGTCGAGAATGG GGTACTTCAACTGGCCGAAGACGGCGTTGCGGCTG GCTCGGTATGTGCTCTCTCCATCGTGATTTCATGATATCTTGA